The Anaeromyxobacter sp. Fw109-5 genomic interval AGCTTCACGCGATCCACGCCCAGCGCCGCTGCGAGGCGCACGATGCCGGGGAGCTCGCCGACGTTCGCCTCCTGGGCGGTGACCTGGAAGGAGACCCGGCAGCGCCGCCCGCCCGCCCGGGCGTGCGCGTCGCGCGCCCGGACGAGCGCGCGTACGTTCTCCGCCGCCTGGTCCAGCGAGAGGCCGGGCATCACGGCCTCGGCGGTCTCTCGGGTCGCTCCGTTCCAGGAGATCTTCACGTCCGAGGCGACCGGGACGAGCAGGGCGGCCCAGGCGGCGGCGCCGCGACCGGGGAACGTCCCGTTGGTCGTGAGGTTGAGCGCGAGGCCGCGCTCCGCGCACCGCTCCACGAGCGCCCCGAGCCCCGTCCACAGGAGCGGCTCGCCCATCGTCGAAGGGATCACCTCTCGCAGCGGCGAGCCGAGACGCTCGTCGAGGACGCGCAGGGCGAGCGCCGCCTCCATCCGCCGCGGCGGCCGGCCCGGGCCGGAGGCCGCCCGCGCCGCGCCGCACTCGCACATGGCGCAGGCGAGATTGCAGTCGTCCGGGTTCGTGACGAGGGTGAGCCGCCACGGCCCCGACCCCGCGGCGGCGCCGGGAGCGCCTGCTCCGGGCGCGGGGGGAAAGGTCGCGTGCGTTGACAACGCGTCCGTTGTAACGGAAAAGGGACGGCACATGAAGAGCGCGCGCGAGAGCACGAAGCGTGGCAAGCGTCCGGTCAGCCCACCGCCCGAGGCGCGGCCGGTGCCCCCGCCCGAGCCTCCGGCCGAGGAGGCGGTGTCGGCGCGCGACCTCACCCCGGTCGTCGGCGCGAACCTGCGCCGCCTGCGCAACCAGCGCGGCCTGTCCCTCGAGCGGCTCTCGCACCTCTCCGGCGTCTCGCGCGCGATGCTCGGCCAGATCGAGCTGGGCCAGAGCGCGCCGACGATCAACGTCCTGTGGAAGATCTCCTCCGCGCTCGGGGTGCCGTTCTCGGCCCTCATCACGGCGCGCGGGAGCCCCGGGCCGCACGTGCTCCGCGCCGAGCAGGCGAAGCTGCTGCGGAGCAACGACGGCTCCTTCAGCTCGCGGGCGCTCTTCCCGTTCGACGAGCCGCGCCGGGTCGAGTTCTACGAGCTTCGCCTGGCTCCGGGCGGGCTCGAGCGCGCCGACGCGCACAACCCCGGCACCACCGAGAACCTCGTGGTGGCGCGGGGCGAGGTCGAGATCGAGGTGGCGGGCCGCAAGGAGAGCCTGGCCGCCGGCGACGCGATCGTGTTCGAGGCCGACGTCCCGCACGTGTACCGCAACCGCTTCGACGGCGAGTCGGTGATGTACCTCGTCATGACGTACGCGGACACGGTCGGGTAGACGCCTCCCCCACCCTCTCCCGCCCCTCGCGGAGGTTACGCCGCATTCGTGGGACGGCGCCGCCACGGACTCGGCGTAAGATCGCCTCCATCGGAGGGGGACTTGGCGTCCAGGACGGGGGACATCCTCATCGCGCGGGGGCTGGCGACGCGCGATCGGCTTCACGAGGCCCAGCGCGAAGGGAACGCGAGGCGGGAGCCCATCTGCTCGCGCCTGCTCGCCGCCGGCGTCCCCGAGGGCGCGCTCGCCTCCGTGCTGTCCGAGAAGCACGGCGTCCCCGGCGTCGACCTCTCCCGCACGGCGATCGCCGTCTCCGTGCTCGACCTCGTGCCGCGCGGGGTGGCCCAGGGCGATCTGATCCTGCCGCTGTCGCTGGAGGGCGAGCGCCTGCACCTCGGCATGGCGCGGCCGCTCGACGAGCGGATCCTGTCGGAGGTGCGGTTCGCCACCGGGCGGGAGGTGTCGCCGTACGTCGCGGTCCGTGCGTCCCTCGCGCGCGCCGTGCAGGAGGCGTACGACTGCCGCGAGCGGGGGGAGCCCCTCTGGTGTGGCGCGGACGCCGGACCCGGTGGGCCGTTCCTCGCCGCGGTGGTGCCGGGCGGCGACCTCGTCGAGGCCGAGCTCGTCGATGATCTCCTCCCCGAGAGCGCCGATCCGCTCGAGGTCACCGAGGTCCCCATCGAGGTCGAGGTCCCGCCTCCACCGGCGCGCGCGGGCGGGCGACGGCTGGTGCTCGTCGTGGACGACGAGCCGGAGATCAGGAAGCTCGTGCGGCGAACGCTCGAGGCGAAGGGGTACGCGGTGGAGAGCGCCGCGGACGGCGCCGACGCGCTCGCGAAGGCCGAGGCCCTCGTCCCCGACCTCGTGCTGCTCGACGCGATGCTGCCGAAGGTCCACGGCTTCGAGGCCGCGCGGCGGCTCAAGGCCGGCCCCCGCACGCGGGGTGTGCCCGTCGTGATGATGACCGCGATCTACCGGGGCTGGCGCTTCGCGGCGGACGCGCGCGAGGCGTACGGCGCGGAGGACTACGTCGAGAAGCCCTTCCGCATCGACGATCTGCTCCGCAGGGTCGAGGCCGCGCTCGACGCCGGCGCGGCCCGCGCGCCCGCCGCGCCCGCGCGCGTCTCGCCGGAGCTCGCGCGCGGCCGCGAGCTCCTCAGCGCGGGGCAGGCCGCCGAGGCGATCGTCGCGCTGGAGCAGGCCGTCCGGGGCGATCCGTACTCGGCCGAGGCGCATCACCTGCTCGGGCGGGCCCTGCGCGCGCGCGGCGAGCACTTCCGCGCCATGACCGAGCTGGAGCGCGCCGTCGAGCTGCGGCCGGGCCACCTCGCCGCGCTGCGCTCGCTGGCCGCGCTGTACGAGGAGACCGGCTTCCGCCGCAAGGCCGCCGAGACGCTGGAGCGCGCGCTCCCCGCGGCGCCCGACGAGGCCGTCCGTGGCGCGATCCGGCGAGACCTGCTTCGCCTGCTGTGACCGCGTGCGGTCGCGTGCCACTCCCGCGGCGCGCACGCGCGGAGCAGATTGCGGCGGGGGGAGTGCATGCGCGCGACGGCGGACGAGGGGCGTGAGGTGGCGCGGGCGGCCCTCTGGTTCGGCGTGCGCTGGGCCGGGATGGTCGCGCTGGCGCTCGCGGCGGCGGCGGTGATCGCGATCGCCACGTGACGTGCGCGGTGCGGCCGGCCCCCGCCGGGATCCAGGCGCAGGATCGAGGGCCTCGGGGGCTCGCTGACGGCGACCGGGGGCACCCCGCGCGAGCCCGGCGGCACGCTGCGGGGACCGATAGCGATCCCCGCGGAGGTGCCCCATGGCGGACGCGGGAAGAGGGGCCGGCGAGCTCCTGCCTCACGGTGAGTCCTTGCGACGAGCGCTCCGCTGGCTCGACGAGCGGATCCGGGAGGACCCCACGCTCGACCGCACGCGGCTCGTCGGCGAGGCGTCGCTGCGCCACGACCTCGGCCCCGAGGAGGAGGAGTTCCTGCTCCGGCAGTGGGCTCGCGGAGCGTGAAGTCGCGGGGTCGCCCCAGGCGCGGCGCCGGGGCAGGCGGGCGGCGCCGCGCCGCGACGCGCCATAGCTTTGCTCCCGGGGGGCGCCGCGCATGCGGATCGTCGTCTTCGGCCTGACGGTCAGCTCGACCTGGGGCAACGGCCATGCGGGCCTGTGGCGAGGGCTCGCGGCGGCGCTCGGCCGCGAGGGTCACCACCTCGAGTTCTTCGAGAAGGACCAGCCGTGGTACGCGGCGCACCGCGACCTGGACGCGCTCCCGGGGGGCGCGCTCCGCCTCTACGCCAGGCTGGCGGACGAGCGGGCGCGGGTGGAGACGGCGCTCGCCGGCGCCGACGTCGCGATGGTCACCTCGCACTGCCCCGACGCGCTCCTCGCGACGCAGCTCGTCCTCGGCTCGCCCGCGCAGCTGAAGGTCTTCTACGACCTCGACACGGGCGTGACCCTGGCGCGCCTCGCGGCCGGCGAGCCGGTGGAGTGGGCGGGCGCGGGCCTCTCCGGCTTCGATCTCGTGCTGGCCTTCACCGGCGGTCGAACGCTGCACCTGCTGCGCGAGCGCCTCGGCGCCCGGCGCGTCGCGCCGCTCTACGGGAGCGTCGACCCCACGGTGCATGCGCCGGCCCCGCCCGCGGCGGCGTTCCGGGGGGACGTCTCGTACCTCGGCACCTTCGCGCCGAGCCGGCAGCGCGCGCTCGAGCGGCTGTTCCTCGAGCCCGCCGCGCGGATGCCGAACCGCACGTTCGTGCTCGCGGGCTCCATGTACGACGCGGCCTTCCCCTGGCGCGAGAACATCCGCTACGTGCGCCACCTCGAGCCGTCGCTCCACCCCGCGTTCTTCTGCTCGTCTCCGCTCACCGTCAACGTGACCCGCGCCGAGCTGGCGGCCATGGGGCACTGCCCGTCGCCGCGCCTCTTCGAGGCGGCCGCGTGCGGCGTGCCCGTGCTGTCGGACTGGTTCGACGGCCTGGACGAGCTCTTCACGCCCGGCGAGGAGCTCCTCGTCGCCCGCAACGCCGACGAGGCGACGCACGCGATCTCGCTGCCGCGCATGGCGCTCGAGCGGATGGGTCGCCGGGCGCGCGAGCGGGCGCTGGCGGAGCACACCGCGGAGGCTCGCGCGGAGGAGCTCGTGCGGCTGTGCGAGTCCGCCGCCCGCGCCGGGGACGCGGTGGACGAGGGGATCGCCGCGCGCGAGCCGGGCGCGGCGGCGTCCCCGCTCGGCGGGTACGCCTGACGCGTGCGTCGCCGTCGCGCCCGGCCCCACCGGTGGGTGAAGGTCGGCAGCGCCGGGTCCCGTGCGGGAGGCGATCTGCGCTTGCGGTCGGGCCGGGCTCGGCCGAAAATCCGCCCCTTTCCCGAACCAGGAGGTCACTCGATGCGTCACCTCAGCGTCGCCCTCGCCGTCCTCGTCCTCGCAAGCGCGTCGCGTGTCTCGGCGCAGACGCCGTGGGACGCGGCGAAGAAGGCCGCCGGCAGCGCCACCGTCGGCAAGCTCGAGAAGCAGATCAACAAGCGGCTCCTCGAGGAGGGACGCAAGAACCAGTGCTCGTTCAAGACGGACACCGACGAGCTCGAGCCCGGCTGCGACGCCAAGATGAAGCGCCTCGCGAACGCGCTCGTCGACGCGAAGAAGCAGCTCAACGGCGCCGGGGTGCAGAACTTCAAGTTCGTCGTCTCGGGCCACACCGACTCGAGCGGCAGCGCCAAGCACAACGACGCCCTCTCCGCGAAGCGCGCCGCGGTGGTCGAGCGGGAGCTCGTCGCGAACGGCATCCCGAAGGACGAGATCCAGTCCGTCGGGATGGGCTCCAAGCGCCCGCTCGTGAAGCCGGACGACACGCCCGCGAAGAAGGCGAAGAACCGGCGGTACGAGCTCCAGGTGAAGCTCTAGCCTGGACCGGCGGCAGCGCCGCCCGAACGAACGAAGGGCACCCCACACGCGCGCGAGCGGCTCGCGGGACCGGAGGCTCGCGGCCGGCGACCGGGCGAGCGAGCGGTCGTGCTAGCATCGCGCCGCAGGGGAGGCGAACGCGATGGCGTGGTGGCTCTGGGTGCTCGTCGGGCTGGCGCTGCTCCTCGTGGAGCTCGTCACCCCGGGCGGACTGTTCGCCCTCTTCTTCGGTGTGGGCGCGCTCTGCGTCGCCGTCCTCGCCGCCCTGGGCGTCGGCTCCGTCGCCCAGTGGCTGGCCTTCAGCGCGCTCTCGCTCGCGCTGCTCGCGACGCTGCGGCGCGCGCTGCAGGACCGGCTCCAGGGCCGGCACGCCCCGGTCGACTCCCTCGTGGGGGAGGAGGCGGTGCTGCTCGCCGATCTCCCGCCGGGCGGCGAGGCGAAGGCGGAGCTGCGCGGGGTGCCCTGGAACGCGCGCGCGGCGCCCGGCGTCTCGCTGCGAGCGGGCCAGCGCTGCCGGGTGGAGCGCGTGGAAGGGCTCGTGCTCTGGATCCGCGCCGACTGAGCGGCGCGCCTCTCGAAAGGACGGATCTCCATGGAAGGGTTCTCGGCCGCGCTGGCGATCGCGATCGTGCTCGCCGCCTTCGCGCTGTTCGTGGTCGTGAAGACCGCGGTGGTGGTGCCGCAGCAGAACGCGTACGTCGTCGAGCGGCTCGGAAAGTTCTACTCCGTGCTCGACGCGGGCTTCCACCTGCTCGTCCCGTTCATGGACGCGATCCGCTACCGCCACACGCTGAAGGAGCAGGCGCTCGACATCCCGGAGCAGATCTGCATCACGCGCGACAACGTGCAGGTCGGGGTGGACGGGGTGCTCTACCTCAAGGTGCTCGATCCGCAGCGCGCGTCCTACGGCATCAACGACTACTACTACGCCATCAGCCAGCTCGCGCAGACCACGCTGCGCAGCGAGATCGGCAAGATCGAGCTCGACCGCACCTTCGAGGAGCGCAGCAACATCAACGGCGCGGTGGTCTCGGAGCTCGACAAGGCGACCGGGCCGTGGGGCATCAAGGTGCTGCGGTACGAGATCAAGAACATCACCCCGCCGAGGGACGTGCTCGCCGCGATGGAGAAGCAGATGCGGGCCGAGCGGGAGAAGCGGGCCGTCATCCTCACCTCCGAGGGCGAGCGCGACGCGGCCATCAACACCGCGGAGGGCAAGAAGCAGCAGGTCATCAAGGAGTCCGAGGCGGAGCGCCAGCGGCAGATCAACGAGGCCGAGGGTCAAGCCCAGGCGATCCTCGCCATCGCCCGCGCCACCGGCGAGGGGCTGCGCGAGGTCGCGTCCGCGATCCGCAGCGAGGGGGGCGTCGAGGCGGTGCAGCTCCGCGTCGCCGAGCAGTACGTCGAGCAGTTCGGGAACCTCGCGCGCACCACGAACACCGTGATCCTCCCGGCGACCCTCTCCGACGTCGGCTCGATGATCGCCGCGGCGACGAACGTGCTGCGGTCGGCGACGCCTCCCGTGCGCAGCACGACGGTAGCCGCCCGGCCGCCTCCTCCGCCGTCCCCGGGCCGGCCGCCGGCGGGCCCCTAGGGCGCAGCGCGCGGGAGCCGCCCGGCGCTCCACTCCGGTGCGGCCGCCGCGCCGGCCGTGGGGTCGCGCACCCACCCGGCCGGGCCCAGATTTCTCCCCAGGGGGAAGTCCAATGGGCTCGAAGATGATCAAGGCTGGCGTGATGGCCGCGGCGCTCGCCGCGAGCGGCGTGTCGTTCGCGCAGGTGCCGCGCCTGCCGGGGCGCGAGGGGACGCCGCGCCCGGCGCCCGCGCCGCCCCGTCAACCGGACGTGCCGGGGGCCGAGCAGGGGGCGCGCCGCATGGACGAGCGCCAGGAGCGCATGCTCGGGGCGCTCCGGCAGCGCAGCCAGCAGGGGCAGGAGCTCGGGCGGCTCGCCCAGGAGCGTGGCGCCTCGGGCCAGGTGAAGGACCTCGGCCGCAAGCTCGTCGAGGACCACGCGCGCGTGGAGCGCGAGCTGGGCCAGCTCGTCGCCGAGCGCGGCCGGAGGGCGGAGGATCTGCGCGGGCCGAAGGAGGAGCGCAAGGGCCACGACGCCACGTTGAAGCGGCTGCGCGACCTCTCCGGAGCCGAGTTCGATCGGACGTTCCTGCAGCAGCTCGAGCTCGCGCAGCGCGGCCAGCGCGAGGACCTGCAGCGCTGGCGCGACGAGACTCCCGGCGAGGACGCCCGGCTGAAGAAGTGGCTCTCCGACACGGAGCAAGTCGCGGAGTCGGACCTGCTCGCGAGCCGGAACGCCATGGCCGCGATCGGGCAGCCGTGGGAGCAGGATCCGCGCTCAGGCGCCGCCGGCCGGCGGCCCCCGGCGCACGGGCCGCGGGGTGACAGGTAGCAGAGGGGTCGGGGAGGTGGGGTCGCCCGGATCGCGGCGCCTGCGGGCGCCGCGGCCCGGGGTTCGATGAGGCGACCCCGACTCGAGCCCGCTGCTCGCCCTTCGGCAGCCTCAGGGCGAGCGGCTCAGGGACTGCGCGGCGACGCCCGCCATCACGTCCCCGCGTCCACGAGCCGGCGGTAGGCGGCGAGGTGCCGGAGCGCGTCGGCGCCACGCCCGAGCCTCTCCAGCAGCCGGGAGGCGTTGTAGTGCGCGTCGGCGAGCGCCGCGTCCGCCTCGATGGCGCGGGCGTAGGCGAGCAGGGCCTCGTCGTCGAGGCCCTGGTCCTCGAGCGCGACGCCGAGGTTGAACGACGCGAGCGCGCGCTGCTCGGCGGCGGGGATGGCGCGGCGGTAGTGGAACTCGGCCGCGCGGGGATCGCCGCCCTCGTGCAGCAGCCGTCCCAGGTTGAGGTGGGCGCCCGCGTGGTCGGCGTCGAGCGCGAGCGCGCGCCGGTAGGCCTCGAGCGCCTCCGCCGGCGCGCCGTCCTCGAGATCGCAGCCCCAGCGGTACCACGCCTCGGCGTCGAGCTTCGGGCCCCCCGGAGCGCGGCCGGCCCGCACGAGCGGCGCGACCTTGCGGGCCACGTCCCTGATCTCGAAGTCGAGCAGGACCTGGCCGGTGTCCGGGCGCCAGCGCGCGCCGCCCTCCTGCACGACGACGTTGCGCCCGTCGGCGAGGACGCGGACGCCGGCGAGCGAGCGGTCGTGCGGGAGCTGCGCGCGGAGCGCCGCGAGCGCGCGCCGCACGCGCGCGGCGGGGACCTCGGCGTGGACGAGCTCGGCCGCCGCGCGGAAGAGGACCAGGTCCTGGAAGGCGAAGCGCAGCTCGCGTCGCGGACCGCGTCGCGGCGTCACGAAGCCCGCGCGCGCGAGGCGCCGGACCTCCGCCACGGGGAGACCGAGGAGCCGGGCGACGTCGGTGGCGCGGTACCCCCACACCCGCCGAACCATCGCACGGCCGGGTCACTTGCGGGAAGAGGCTTTCCCGCGCGCGTCCGCGTCGCGCCGCGCGCGCTTCGCCCCCTTGCGCTCCTCCGGCTCGGCCGCCGGCGCCGCGGGCGCCGGGGCTCGCCGCTCGCCTCCACGCGCCGCGTCGATGCTCGCCTTCAGGGCGTCCATGAGGTCGATCACCTGCGCCGCGGGCTCGGCCACCTCCGCCACCTTTATCTCCTGGCCCTCGACCTTCCTCTCGATGGCCGCCTGCACGCGCGCCTTCACCGCGTCCTCGTACTGCTCCGGACGGAAGGCGTCGGAGGCGGTCTGCTCGATGAGCTGGAGCGCGAGCTGCACCTCCGTGTCCTTCGGCTGGGCGTCGTCGATCGGGACCTCGTCGGCCGGGCGGACCTCGTCCGCGTAGTAGAGCTGCTGCATCACGAGCCGGCCGTCGCGCGGGCGGATGAGCACGAGGTACTGCTTGCCGCGCGCGGCGTAGCGCGCCAGGGCCGCCTTCCCGGCCCGCTCCAGCGCGAGGGCGAGGAGCCGGTACGCCTTCCCGCCGCCCTTGTCGGGCCCGAGGTAGTACGCCCGGTCGAAGTAGACCGGGTCCACCTGGGCGGCCGGCACGAACTCGGCGATGTCGATGGTCTGCGTGGCGAGCTCGTCGAGCGCCCGCAGCTCCTCCTGCGTGAACGTGACGTAGCGGTCCTTGGCGAACTCGTACCCCTTCACCATCTCCTCGCGCTCGACCTTCACCCCCTCCCTCGCGCAGACGTACTGCTGCTTCAGGCGCGAGCCGCACGCGCCGTGAAGCAGGTTGAACGAGATCGACGCGGAGGGCTGCGTCGCGGGATAGAGGCGGACGGGGATCGACACGAGTCCGAAGGAGATCGTGCCGGTCGCGATCGAGCGGGGCGCCATGCCTCCTTAAATTAAGGGAGCGAGCTGCCCGTGCCCGACCGCCTCGAGCGATATCGCGCCAAGCGCGACCCGGAACGGACGCCGGAGCCGTTCGGCCCGGCCGAGGCGGGGGCACGCGCGCTCGACGCCCCGCGCCTGTTCGTGGTCCAGAAGCACGCCGCCCGCCGCCTCCACTGGGACTTCCGGCTCGAGCTGGGCGGGACGCTGCGCTCCTGGGCCGTCCCCAAGGGGCCCTCCGCCGACCCCTCCGACAAGCGGATGGCGGTGGAGGTGGAGGACCACCCCATCGAGTACGCGAACTTCGAGGGGATCATCCCCGCGGGGAACTACGGCGCCGGCGCGGTGATCGTCTGGGATCGCGGGACCTGGCGGCCGGTCGGCGATCCGTACGACGGGCTGGCGCGCGGCAAGCTCGTCTTCCAGCTCTCCGGCCACAAGCTGCACGGCGAGTGGACGCTCGTCCGCACGCGCGCGGCGCAGGGCGGCAAGCAGCAGTGGCTGCTCCTGAAGCACCGCGGCGACGCGTGGGCCGGCCCGGGCCGGCCCTTCCCGGAGGAGTCGGTGCTCTCCGGCCGGCTGCTCGAGGAGCTCGCCGCCGGCGAGGGACGCGCCGAGGCCGCGGTGCGCGCGGCGGAGGGGCTCGGGGCCCCGCGGCGAGCGCTGGCGGACGCGGACGCCCGCCCCATGCTCGCGGAGACGCGCGAGGGGCCGTTCGACGCGCCGGGGTGGCTGTTCGAGCTCAAGTACGACGGGTACCGGCTCGTCGCGCGTCGCGAGGGCTCGCGCGTCTCGCTGCGCTACCGGAGCGGCGAGGACGCGACGGCGCTCTACCCGGAGCTCGCGAAGGCGCTCGAGTCCTGGCCCCTCGACGCCGTCCTCGACGGCGAGGTGGTCGTGCTCGGGCCCGACGGCCGCCCGTCCTTCCAGGCCCTCCAGGGCCGCGCGCAGCTCGCGCGCCCGGCGGACGTGGCGCGCGCCGCGCTCGAGCGTCCCGCCACCTACTTCGTCTTCGATCTCCTCTCGCTCGCCGGCCTCGACCTCCGCGCGCTCCCGCTGGTGGAGCGCAAGCGCCTCCTCGCGGAGGTCGCGCCGCGGCTCGGACCCGTCCGCCTCGCCGAGCACGTCGAGGCGCGCGGCGAGGACCTCTACCGCGAGGTGCGCGCCCGCGGGCTCGAGGGGATCGTGGCGAAGCGGGCGGACGCGCCCTACCGCGCCGGCCGCTCCGCCGCGTGGCTCAAGATCCGGGTCGAGCGCACGGGCGACTTCGCGATCGTCGGCTTCACCGCGCCGGCCGGCGCCCGCGCTCGCTTCGGCGCGCTGCACCTCGCCGTGCACGACGGCGAGGGGCTCCTGTACGCGGGCAGCGTCGGGACGGGGTTCGGCGAGCGGCTGCTCGAGGAGCTCCACGCGCGCCTCGCGCCGCGCGCACGAAAGACGCCTCCCTGCCGCGGGGCGGTCCCGCGCGGGCGCGGGCACACCTGGGTCGAGCCGGAGCTCGTGTGCGAGGTGCGCTTCAGGGAGTGGACGGCGGAGGGCCTCCTCCGGCAGCCGGTGTTCCTGAGGCTGCGCGAGGACAAGCGGCCGGAGGAGGCCGTGCGCGAGGTCGCGCCGCACGAGGGCCCGCCGCCGGTGCCGCGCCCGGCGCGCGCCGAGCGGCGCGTGGAGGTGACGAACGGCGCCAAGGTGTGGTTCCCGGCGGAGGGCATCACCAAGGCCGAGGTGGTGGACTACTACCGCGCGATCGCGCCCTTCATGCTGCCGTACCTGAGGGACCGGCCCGTCGTGCTGACGCGCTACCCCGACGGCATCGACGGGAAGAGCTTCTTCCAGAAGGACGCGCCGGAGTGGCGGCCCGAGTGGATCCGCACGGTGCGCATCCGCAGCGAGGAGGCGGAGCGCGACCTCGACCACTTCCTCGTCGACGACGCCGACGGCCTCGCGTGGATCGCGAACCTGGGGACCATCCCCCTGCACGTGTGGGCGAGCCGCGCCGGCGCGCTCGAGCGGCCGGACTGGTGCGTCGTGGATCTCGATCCGAAGGAGGCGCCGTTCGAGCACGTGGTGCGCATCGCGCGGGCGCTGCACGCGCTGTGCGACGACCTCGGGCTGCCCTCGTACCCGAAGACCACGGGGCAGAAGGGCCTGCACGTGCTCGTCCCCCTCGGCGGCCAGCTCACCCACGCGCAGTCCCGGACGCTCGGCGAGCTCCTCGCCCGCGCGGTGGAGGGGGAGCTGCCGCGGCTCGCCACCACCGCGCGCGCTCTCTCCGCCCGCGGCGGCCGCGTCTACCTCGACTTCCTGCAGAACGGGTACGGCAAGACGATCGCCGCGCCGTACGCGGTCCGCCCCAGGCCGGGCGCGCCCGTCTCCACGCCGCTGCGCTGGAGCGAGGTGACGCCCAGGCTCGATCCCGCGCGCTTCACCATCCGGAACGTCCCGGCGCGCGCGAGGCGGCTGCGCGCCGACCCGCTGCTGCCCGTCCTGTCGGAGCGGCCCGACCTCGCCGCCGCGCTCGAGCGCCTGAGGGTGCGCATGGGCGAGGGGGAGCGCGCCGCGGCGCGGCGGCGCTCGTAGGCCGCAGATCGCCTCCTCCCGTCGGCGCCGCTCCCACACGCCGCCCGCCGCGCGCCGGCCTCGTTTTGCCAATCGGGTGCAATCGCGCAGAAGACGGTGGACAATCCCCGCGGGCGGGCTATCTTCCGGGCTCTCGATCGGAGCAATTCAATGGCACGCCAGTCCAGCATCGACGACATCATCCGCGAGACCGCCGACGAGGTGGTCGCCCGCGTCTCCGCCGCGATCTCGCGGCACGTGGGCGACCTCGTGCAGGAGGGGATCCGGCGCGAGCTCGGCAAGAGCCCTGCCGCGCGCCGGCCCGCCGCGGCGGCTCGACGCGGCGAGATCACGCGCTGGGTCGCCGACGCGCGCGCCCGCCGCGTCCCCAACTTCGTCATCGAGGCGACCGGGCTCGAGACCAAGAAGAAGATCGTCGCGAAGTTCGGCGAGAACGCGGCGTTCGAGAAGGGCAAGCCGCTGCCGAAGGCCAAGGCTGCCTGAGGCTCAGCGCTGCACGAGGCCGCGCTGGTGCCCGGCCCGCTCGAGCGCGTCGGCGCAGGCGGCGAGCTCCGCCGCCGGCACCCAGAACCCGGCGCCCCGCCGCGGCTGGTTCGAGCCGAGGGCGGTCGGCGACGCGAACGTCTCGACCTCGATCGCGAAGGGGAAGCCCGCGGCCTCGAGCGCGTCCTCGACGGCGCGGGCCTCCGCGAGCGTCGCCGCGAGGTAGACGCGCACGATCTCGGTCCCCTCCTCGAAGTCTTCCATGCCGATGCGCGCCATCCGAGCCGTCCCCCCGTGGCACCAATGTAACGGCGAAGGCGGGCCGCGCGTGCGGTATCCTCGCCGCGCCATGACGCCGCCCCTCCGAACCGCCCCGCGCGTCGCGCTCGCCGTCCTCCTCGTGGCCCTCGCCGCGCCCGCGGCGCGCGCGCAGGCCCCGGCTCCCGCCGTCGAGCGGCGCGCCGCGGAGCGCGCCGCCCGCGCGGAGCGGGCCGCCCAGGCG includes:
- a CDS encoding helix-turn-helix domain-containing protein yields the protein MKSARESTKRGKRPVSPPPEARPVPPPEPPAEEAVSARDLTPVVGANLRRLRNQRGLSLERLSHLSGVSRAMLGQIELGQSAPTINVLWKISSALGVPFSALITARGSPGPHVLRAEQAKLLRSNDGSFSSRALFPFDEPRRVEFYELRLAPGGLERADAHNPGTTENLVVARGEVEIEVAGRKESLAAGDAIVFEADVPHVYRNRFDGESVMYLVMTYADTVG
- a CDS encoding OmpA family protein, coding for MRHLSVALAVLVLASASRVSAQTPWDAAKKAAGSATVGKLEKQINKRLLEEGRKNQCSFKTDTDELEPGCDAKMKRLANALVDAKKQLNGAGVQNFKFVVSGHTDSSGSAKHNDALSAKRAAVVERELVANGIPKDEIQSVGMGSKRPLVKPDDTPAKKAKNRRYELQVKL
- a CDS encoding response regulator, which produces MASRTGDILIARGLATRDRLHEAQREGNARREPICSRLLAAGVPEGALASVLSEKHGVPGVDLSRTAIAVSVLDLVPRGVAQGDLILPLSLEGERLHLGMARPLDERILSEVRFATGREVSPYVAVRASLARAVQEAYDCRERGEPLWCGADAGPGGPFLAAVVPGGDLVEAELVDDLLPESADPLEVTEVPIEVEVPPPPARAGGRRLVLVVDDEPEIRKLVRRTLEAKGYAVESAADGADALAKAEALVPDLVLLDAMLPKVHGFEAARRLKAGPRTRGVPVVMMTAIYRGWRFAADAREAYGAEDYVEKPFRIDDLLRRVEAALDAGAARAPAAPARVSPELARGRELLSAGQAAEAIVALEQAVRGDPYSAEAHHLLGRALRARGEHFRAMTELERAVELRPGHLAALRSLAALYEETGFRRKAAETLERALPAAPDEAVRGAIRRDLLRLL
- a CDS encoding SPFH domain-containing protein produces the protein MEGFSAALAIAIVLAAFALFVVVKTAVVVPQQNAYVVERLGKFYSVLDAGFHLLVPFMDAIRYRHTLKEQALDIPEQICITRDNVQVGVDGVLYLKVLDPQRASYGINDYYYAISQLAQTTLRSEIGKIELDRTFEERSNINGAVVSELDKATGPWGIKVLRYEIKNITPPRDVLAAMEKQMRAEREKRAVILTSEGERDAAINTAEGKKQQVIKESEAERQRQINEAEGQAQAILAIARATGEGLREVASAIRSEGGVEAVQLRVAEQYVEQFGNLARTTNTVILPATLSDVGSMIAAATNVLRSATPPVRSTTVAARPPPPPSPGRPPAGP
- a CDS encoding DUF4142 domain-containing protein; its protein translation is MIKAGVMAAALAASGVSFAQVPRLPGREGTPRPAPAPPRQPDVPGAEQGARRMDERQERMLGALRQRSQQGQELGRLAQERGASGQVKDLGRKLVEDHARVERELGQLVAERGRRAEDLRGPKEERKGHDATLKRLRDLSGAEFDRTFLQQLELAQRGQREDLQRWRDETPGEDARLKKWLSDTEQVAESDLLASRNAMAAIGQPWEQDPRSGAAGRRPPAHGPRGDR
- a CDS encoding glycosyltransferase; amino-acid sequence: MRIVVFGLTVSSTWGNGHAGLWRGLAAALGREGHHLEFFEKDQPWYAAHRDLDALPGGALRLYARLADERARVETALAGADVAMVTSHCPDALLATQLVLGSPAQLKVFYDLDTGVTLARLAAGEPVEWAGAGLSGFDLVLAFTGGRTLHLLRERLGARRVAPLYGSVDPTVHAPAPPAAAFRGDVSYLGTFAPSRQRALERLFLEPAARMPNRTFVLAGSMYDAAFPWRENIRYVRHLEPSLHPAFFCSSPLTVNVTRAELAAMGHCPSPRLFEAAACGVPVLSDWFDGLDELFTPGEELLVARNADEATHAISLPRMALERMGRRARERALAEHTAEARAEELVRLCESAARAGDAVDEGIAAREPGAAASPLGGYA
- a CDS encoding NfeD family protein, translating into MAWWLWVLVGLALLLVELVTPGGLFALFFGVGALCVAVLAALGVGSVAQWLAFSALSLALLATLRRALQDRLQGRHAPVDSLVGEEAVLLADLPPGGEAKAELRGVPWNARAAPGVSLRAGQRCRVERVEGLVLWIRAD
- a CDS encoding radical SAM protein; this encodes MSTHATFPPAPGAGAPGAAAGSGPWRLTLVTNPDDCNLACAMCECGAARAASGPGRPPRRMEAALALRVLDERLGSPLREVIPSTMGEPLLWTGLGALVERCAERGLALNLTTNGTFPGRGAAAWAALLVPVASDVKISWNGATRETAEAVMPGLSLDQAAENVRALVRARDAHARAGGRRCRVSFQVTAQEANVGELPGIVRLAAALGVDRVKLNHLQPRLAGLEAGSLRRSPEAIARWNAAVRAARAAAETERLPDGRAVLLQNAVELAPDPAAPAPRGPCPFVGREAWIHPDGRFAPCPHPTAARGGLGDFGSVADAPLREIWASEPLRALVAGWQDHPVCRACPLRRPGGA